A single region of the Fusarium fujikuroi IMI 58289 draft genome, chromosome FFUJ_chr05 genome encodes:
- a CDS encoding related to dibenzothiophene desulfurization enzyme C, thermophilic yields MATTFESSDPAVYKEYEAQWSTLPTDAEGWIKRAKDVAQVLAKDAPARERANKSPKAEVALLKHSGLLKILGPAKYGGGEQPWSVGFRAIREVARTDGSVGMLLGYHLVWSTTANVVGTPEQADRTHKLIISNNYFVGGAVNPRDNDLKITSNGDKLVFNGFKNFSTGGVISDLTVLEGVYGEKEEHIFAIVPTQQPGIQFKHNWDNVGLRLTESGGVNIENVEAPWGDALGWDIEAKKPDPNILAIPFTSLFLPTIQLNFANLYLGIAAGALEFAKEYTLKNTRAWPFGGDNKEKATDEFYILSTYGNFFAHLRATEALAEKVNAEADSLYAKYSQDRSAVTAEQRGEFAEWVASLKVVTTDTGLKITSGVFEVTGSRSTAAKVGLDRFWRDLRTHTLHDPVAYKNRELGRYLLLGEYPEPTWYT; encoded by the exons atggccaccACTTTCGAGAGTTCTGACCCAGCTGTCTACAAGGAGTACGAGGCTCAATGGTCTACTCTCCCCACTGACGCTGAAGGCTGGATCAAGCGTGCCAAAGATGTCGCTCAAGTCCTAGCAAAAGACGCTCCAGCTCGAGAACGCGCAAACAAGTCTCCCAAGGCCGAAGTTGCTCTCCTCAAGCATTCtggccttctcaagatcCTGGGTCCAGCTAAATATGGCGGCGGTGAACAGCCGTGGAGTGTTGGTTTCAGAGCAATTCGTGAGGTTGCCAGGACGGATGG ATCTGTTGGCATGCTTCTCGGCTACCATCTCGTCTGGTCCACAACCGCCAACGTAGTCGGAACGCCTGAGCAGGCAGACCGCACGCACAAACTAATCATCTCAAACAACTACTTTGTCGGCGGTGCTGTGAACCCTCGCGACAACGATCTGAAGATCACTTCCAATGGAGATAAGCTTGTCTTCAACGGTTTCAAGAACTTTAGCACCGGTGGTGTTATCTCAGACTTGACTGTTCTCGAGGGTGTCTAtggtgagaaggaagagCACATCTTTGCTATTGTTCCGACGCAGCAGCCTGGAATCCAGTTCAAGCATAACTGGGATAATGTTGGACTGAGACTTACAGAGTCGGGGGGTGTTAACATTGAAAATGTTGAGGCGCCGTGGGGTGATGCCTTAGGATGGGATATTGAGGCGAAGAAGCCTGATCCTAATATTCTGGCTATTCCTTTCACAAGTCTGTTCTTGCCAAC AATTCAACTCAACTTTGCCAACCTCTACCTCGGCATTGCAGCTGGTGCTCTTGAGTTTGCGAAGGAGTATACTCTCAAGAATACTCGAGCTTGGccctttggtggtgat AACAAGGAGAAAGCAACGGATGAGTTCTACATCCTCTCCACCTACGGCAACTTCTTCGCCCACCTCCGCGCCACCGAAGCTCTCGCCGAGAAAGTCAACGCTGAAGCTGACTCCCTCTACGCCAAGTACTCACAAGATCGCTCCGCGGTTACAGCCGAGCAACGCGGTGAATTTGCTGAATGGGTCGCTAGTCTCAAGGTCGTCACTACAGACACTGGTCTCAAGATCACTTCTGGAGTATTTGAAGTTACGGGCTCGAGGTCTACGGCTGCGAAGGTTGGCTTGGATAGATTCTGGAGGGATTTGAGAACGCATACGCTGCATGATCCTGTAGCGTATAAGAACCGGGAGTTGGgaagatatcttttgctgggaGAGTATCCCGAGCCTACTTGGTATACTTGA
- a CDS encoding related to thermophilic desulfurizing enzyme: MSESQDAPKAKKQLIINAFVESCSGHQSPGLWRHPDDKSWDFNNISHWVKLAQLLEKGKFHGIFIADVLGSYDVYKGPRNPDPAIISGAQWPVNEPLATVPAMAAATKNIGFGVTVATTYEQPYHLARRLSTVDHLTGGRLGWNIVTGYLDSAARNLGHTEQPSHDERYAIAEEYVDVTYKLWQSSWRDDAVKLDREKGIYTDPCLVRLINHEGKYYTVPGPHICQPSPQRTPVILQAGTSKAGKNFAAKHAEAIFVAGHSPVTVAKNIAEIRTLAKEQFGRDPKAIKFLALFCPIIGKTQEEAEAKYKELVSYGSEDGALALFGGWTGIDLAQYGDDEELRYVESNAIRSAVESWSKSIPGVPKWTKHTVANHIKVGGLGATVAGTPERIADEMERWVNEADVDGFNLAYALMPASFEEVISDLLPVLRERGLFWEDYAVDGGTYRENVYGKKGVARPPADHPAAKYHWAKDD; encoded by the exons ATGTCTGAATCACAAGACGCCCCCAAGGCTAAGAAGCAGCTCATTATCAACGCCTTTGTTGAATCATGCAGTGGTCATCAATCGCCTGGTCTTTGGAGACATCCAGATGATAAATCATGGGATTTTAACAATATTAGTCACTGGGTGAAACTGGCTCAACTTCTTGAAAAGGGAAAGTTTCACGGTATTTTCATTGCTGATGTTCTT GGTTCTTATGATGTCTACAAAGGCCCTCGCAATCCAGATCCTGCCATTATTTCAGGTGCACAGTGGCCTGTCAATGAACCCCTGGCTACTGTGCCGGCTATGGCAGCAGCTACTAAGAATATCGGTTTTGGTGTAACTGTGGCGACCACTTATGAACAGCCTTATCATCTTGCCCGCAGACTCAGCACTGTGGACCATCTCACTGGTGGAAGACTGGGCTGGAATATCGTGACTGGCTATCTTGATTCTGCTGCTCGAAATCTCGGGCATACTGAGCAGCCGAGCCACGACGAAAGATATGCTATTGCGGAAGAATACGTCGATGTCACTTACAAGCTTTG GCAATCATCGTGGCGAGACGACGCAGTCAAACTCGACCGTGAAAAGGGTATCTACACAGACCCCTGCCTAGTCCGCCTAATCAACCACGAAGGAAAATACTACACCGTCCCCGGCCCTCACATCTGCCAGCCCTCCCCTCAACGTACCCCCGTGATCCTTCAAGCCGGGACTTCCAAAGCTGGAAAGAACTTTGCCGCCAAGCACGCCGAGGCCATTTTCGTCGCTGGCCACAGCCCCGTCACAGTGGCGAAGAACATAGCTGAGATCAGAACCCTAGCAAAGGAGCAATTCGGCCGTGATCCTAAAGCGATCAAGTTTTTGGCTCTGTTCTGTCCGATCATTGGAAAGACgcaggaggaggctgaggcgaAGTATAAGGAGCTTGTGAGCTATGGTTCTGAGGATGGTGCGTTGGCGCTGTTTGGGGGCTGGACGGGCATTGATCTTGCGCAgtatggtgatgatgaggaattACGGTATGTCGAGTCAAATGCAATTCGCTCAGCTGTGGAATCGTGGTCCAAGTCGATTCCAGGTGTTCCGAAATGGACGAAGCACACTGTCGCAAATCATATCAAGGTCGGTGGTCTAGGAGCCACAGTCGCAGGAACACCAGAGCGTATTGCAGATGAGATGGAGCGATGGGTTAATGAAGCTGACGTTGATGGTTTCAATCTGGCATATGCTCTCATGCCAGCGAGTTTTGAGGAGGTGATCTCTGATCTGCTGCCTGTTTTGAGGGAGAGGGGGTTGTTTTGGGAGGATTATGCTGTGGATGGAGGCACGTATAGAGAAAATGTCTATGGGAAGAAGGGCGTTGCTAGACCGCCTGCTGATCACCCAGCTGCGAAGTATCATTGGGCGAAGGATGATTGA
- a CDS encoding probable ABC1 transport protein has translation MASTYMGGTSVQPAPLPGLGPNVTANNQTTASAHEPHTPVNPSSDTTPTNYSQDHVASKDEAPAKSTTEDEEDSELERRHSIVRDLARQYTNQSQMSAISGNPFTADENSPLNPRSDKFRALAWAKAISKLHSETGFTNRKAGVCYQNLNVFGYGQPTDYQKNVANIWLDVASLPRQLMGYGKTRIDIIRDFDGVVKNGEMLVVLGPPGSGCSTYLKTISGETSGIYINDDAYFNYRGITAHEMHTRHRGEAIYTAEVDVHFPHLTVGDTLDFAAHARAPRSIPGDIDRETFISHSRDVVMAMFGISHTVNTKVGNEYVRGVSGGERKRVTIAEASLSGAPLQCWDNSTRGLDSANAVEFCKTLRLQTQMSDTAAMVSIYQAPQAAYDIFDKVLVLYEGRQIFFGGTKMAKPYFEDLGFECPARQTVPDFLTSMTSPQERIIRKGFEGRAPRTPDEFAAAWKASQANSLLQREIEEYKRDFPINGPEAEEFRANRRAAQAKNQRKKSPYTLSYWQQTKLCVWRGFKRLVTDPTITLTQLFGNFIMALIVGSVFYNINQTTSSFFQRGALLFLACLSNAFSSALEILTLYAQRPIVEKHDRYALYHPSSEAVASMLCDMPYKILNAFTYNLTLYFMTNLRREPGPFFFFLFITFLVTLCMSMIFRTIASASRTLSQAMVPAALLILALVTFTGFVIQIDYMLGWCRWINYVNPLAYAFESLMVNEFHNRKFECNLFIPTYPDAAPENRVCSTVGAVQGEPMVSGDRYINLSFSYYHAHKWRNVGIVIAFTLLFLATYMFFAETVSAKKSKGEVLVFRRGHRLARNRVDAESSPAGRVAITEKEGYGEGQPSNFKSTSVFHWNNVCYDIKIKSENRRILDNVAGWVKPGTMTALMGVSGAGKTTLLDCLADRTSMGVIHGDILVDDKLRDASFQRKTGYVQQQDLHLSTTTVREALNFSAIMRQPKHIPVKQKIAYVDEVIKMLDMQDYSEAVVGVLGEGLNVEQRKRLTIGVELAAKPPVLLFVDEPTSGLDSQTSWAILDLLEKLARSGQAILCTIHQPSAMLFQRFDRLLFLASGGKTVYFGDVGDHSRTMTQYFESHGAEPCPLEANPAEWMLEVIGAAPGSETDLDWPQIWRDSSEFAEVQKHLQELSHHRVEKSQDEDPHLYDEFAATFTTQLKYVTTRVFEQYWRTPSYIYSKAALCTLVALFIGFSFYQAPNTALGLQNQMFAIFQVLTVFGQLTQQQMPHFVIQRDLYEVRERPSKTYSWQVFILSQIIVEIPWNTLMAAIMYFCWYYPIGLYRNAEPTDAVAERGALMFLLFLVFMLFTCTFTDFIIAGCSSAETGGNIANLLFMMCLIFCGVLAPPDSFPKFWIWMYRVSPFTYLISAILSTAVANTEAVCAQNEYVVFPPPEGKTCGEYMQAYIKSAGGYLVDESSNSTCTYCTIGDSNVFLARVQSHYDERWRNFGLMWVYIIFNVFAALALYWLVRVPKNKKGEKEKKE, from the exons ATGGCATCGACTTATATGGGCGGCACATCCGTCCAGCCAGCACCACTGCCGGGACTAGGACCAAATGTGACAGCAAACAATCAGACTACTGCTTCAGCTCACGAGCCTCATACACCCGTGAATCCAAGTTCAGATACAACTCCTACCAACTATTCTCAAGACCACGTTGCTTCCAAGGACGAAGCACCAGCCAAATCCACcacagaagatgaagaagactcgGAACTCGAGCGCAGACACAGTATTGTCCGTGACTTGGCACGCCAGTATACCAACCAGAGTCAGATGTCTGCTATCAGTGGCAACCCCTTCACAGCAGATGAAAACAGCCCCTTGAACCCCAGAAGCGACAAGTTCAGAGCTTTGGCGTGGGCAAAGGCCATTTCGAAATTGCACAGTGAGACTGGCTTTACTAATCGAAAAGCTGGTGTTTGTTATCAGAACCTCAATGTGTTTGGGTATGGCCAACCCACGGATTATCAAAAGAACGTGGCCAATATCTGGCTTGACGTCGCTTCACTCCCACGGCAGCTGATGGGGTATGGAAAGACTAGGATCGACATCATCCGAGACTTTGATGGAGTCGTCAAGAACGGAGAGATGCTCGTGGTATTAGGGCCGCCTGGATCTGGCTGTTCAACATATCTCAAGACAATTTCCGGCGAGACAAGCGGTATCTACATCAACGATGATGCATACTTCAACTACAGGG GCATAACGGCCCATGAGATGCACACCCGCCATCGCGGAGAAGCAATCTACACCGCAGAAGTAGACGTGCACTTCCCCCACCTCACAGTCGGCGACACCCTCGACTTCGCCGCCCACGCCCGCGCCCCACGCTCCATCCCCGGCGACATCGACCGCGAGACCTTCATCTCGCACTCCCGCGACGTGGTCATGGCCATGTTCGGCATAAGCCACACGGTAAACACAAAAGTCGGAAACGAGTACGTCCGCGGCGTGTCCGGCGGCGAGCGCAAACGCGTCACCATCGCCGAAGCATCCCTCAGTGGCGCACCGCTGCAGTGCTGGGATAATAGTACGAGAGGTCTTGATTCAGCGAATGCGGTCGAGTTTTGTAAGACGTTGAGGCTGCAGACGCAGATGTCTGATACGGCGGCTATGGTCTCGATATATCAGGCTCCGCAAGCTGCTTATGATATTTTTGACAAGGTTCTTGTGTTGTATGAGGGGAGGCAGATCTTCTTTGGCGGGACAAAAATGGCGAAGCCGTATTTTGAAGATCTGGGGTTTGAGTGTCCTGCTCGACAGACGGTGCCTGATTTCTTGACGTCAATGACAAGTCCGCAAGAGCGAATCATACGAAAGGGGTTTGAAGGTCGCGCACCGAGAACACCAGATGAATTCGCAGCGGCGTGGAAAGCCTCCCAAGCCAACTCCCTCCTCCAACGAGAGATCGAAGAGTATAAACGCGACTTTCCGATAAATGGACCTGAAGCAGAGGAGTTTCGAGCGAACCGACGCGCAGCGCAGGCTAAGAATCAGCGGAAGAAGAGCCCCTACACGCTGAGCTACTGGCAGCAGACAAAGCTCTGTGTCTGGCGGGGCTTTAAGCGCTTGGTTACGGATCCGACTATAACGCTGACGCAGTTGTTTGGGAATTTCATCATGGCGCTGATTGTGGGGAGTGTGTTTTATAATATCAATCAGACGACTTCTAGCTTTTTCCAGAGGGGGGCTTTGCTGTTTTTGGCGTGTTTGTCTAATGCGTTTTCTAGTGCTCTTGAG ATTCTTACGTTGTATGCTCAACGACCCATCGTTGAGAAGCACGATCGCTACGCCCTGTATCATCCCTCGTCTGAAGCAGTGGCCTCTATGCTCTGCGACATGCCCtacaagatcctcaacgcCTTCACGTACAATCTCACACTATACTTCATGACCAACCTCCGCCGAGAACCCGgtccctttttcttcttccttttcatcACATTCCTCGTCACGCTCTGCATGTCCATGATTTTCAGAACAATTGCTTCTGCGTCGCGAACACTCTCGCAAGCTATGGTCCCAGCTGCTCTGCTCATCCTCGCATTGGTCACCTTCACAGGCTTCGTTATCCAGATTGATTATATGCTCGGTTGGTGCCGATGGATCAACTACGTCAATCCGCTTGCGTATGCGTTTGAGTCGCTTATGGTGAATGAGTTTCACAACCGCAAGTTTGAGTGTAACTTGTTTATTCCTACGTATCCGGATGCAGCGCCTGAGAACCGCGTTTGTTCGACTGTTGGGGCTGTTCAGGGCGAACCTATGGTTTCAGGGGACAGGTACATCAACTTGTCGTTCTCATACTACCATGCGCATAAGTGGCGAAACGTTGGGATCGTCATTGCTTTTAcgcttcttttccttgcgACTTACATGTTCTTTGCTGAAACTGTCAGCGCAAAGAAGTCAAAGGGAGAGGTCCTTGTTTTCCGTCGAGGACACAGACTTGCGAGGAACAGAGTCGATGCTGAGTCTAGTCCAGCGGGTCGTGTGGCTATCAcggagaaagaaggctatgGAGAAGGACAGCCGTCAAACTTCAAGTCAACGAGTGTTTTTCACTGGAATAATGTGTGCTAcgatatcaagatcaagagcgAAAACAGGCGCATTCTTGACAACGTAGCCGGATGGGTCAAGCCTGGTACAATGACAGCTCTAATG GGCGTCTCAGGAGCCGGCAAAACAACACTCCTCGACTGTCTCGCGGACCGCACAAGCATGGGCGTCATCCACGGCGACATCCTCGTCGACGACAAACTCCGCGACGCCTCCTTCCAGCGCAAAACAGGCTACGTCCAGCAACAAGACCTACACCTATCCACAACAACAGTCCGCGAAgccctcaacttctccgCTATAATGCGGCAGCCGAAACACATACCGGTGAAGCAGAAGATCGCATACGTTGATGAAGTCATCAAAATGCTAGACATGCAGGACTACTCTGAAGCAGtcgttggtgttttgggcgAGGGCTTAAATGTGGAACAGCGGAAACGCTTGACGATCGGTGTTGAACTCGCTGCGAAACCGCCAGTTTTGTTATTTGTTGATGAACCGACCTCGGGATTGGATTCACAGACTTCATGGGCTATTCTGGACCTGTTGGAAAAGCTGGCTCGTAGTGGACAAGCTATCCTCTGCACTATCCACCAACCATCAGCCATGCTCTTCCAGCGCTTCGATCGCCTACTCTTCCTAGCGAGCGGAGGAAAAACGGTGTACTTCGGAGACGTCGGCGATCATAGCCGCACAATGACGCAGTATTTCGAATCTCACGGTGCAGAGCCATGCCCCCTTGAAGCAAACCCCGCAGAATGGATGCTCGAAGTAATCGGCGCAGCGCCAGGCTCCGAGACAGATCTCGACTGGCCGCAGATCTGGAGGGATTCCTCCGAGTTCGCTGAGGTCCAGAAACACTTGCAGGAACTATCTCATCATAGGGTTGAGAAGAGTCAGGATGAAGATCCGCATTTGTACGATGAGTTTGCTGCTACGTTTACGACGCAGTTGAAGTACGTGACCACGCGAGTGTTCGAGCAGTATTGGAGAACGCCTTCGTATATTTACTCCAAGGCGGCGCTGTGTACGCTCGTGGCCTTGTTCATTGGCTTTTCGTTTTATCAGGCGCCTAACACGGCGCTTGGGCTGCAGAATCAAATGTTTGCGATTTTTCAGGTCTTGACTGTCTTTGGCCAACTCACGCAGCAACAG ATGCCGCATTTTGTCATTCAAAGAGATCTGTACGAAGTCAGAGAACGGCCCTCGAAAACGTACAGCTGGCAGGTCTTCATCCTAAGTCAGATCATCGTCGAAATCCCATGGAACACCCTCATGGCTGCGATTATGTACTTCTGCTGGTACTACCCCATCGGTCTCTACCGCAACGCCGAACCCACCGACGCCGTAGCTGAGCGCGGCGCCCTGATGTTTCTTCtgttcctcgtcttcatgcTCTTCACCTGCACCTTCACCGATTTCATAATCGCAGGGTGCAGTTCAGCTGAAACAGGAGGAAACATCGCCAACCTGCTTTTCATGATGTGTCTCATCTTCTGCGGTGTTCTCGCGCCACCGGATAGTTTCCCCAAGTTCTGGATCTGGATGTATCGCGTCAGTCCGTTTACATACCTTATATCAGCCATTTTGTCCACCGCTGTGGCGAATACAGAAGCTGTCTGTGCACAAAACGAATATGTTGTTTTTCCACCGCCAGAGGGAAAGACATGCGGGGAGTACATGCAGGCGTATATCAAGAGCGCGGGGGGATATCTTGTGGATGAGAGCAGTAACAGTACATGCACGTATTGTACCATTGGGGATAGTAATGTGTTTTTGGCGCGGGTTCAGTCGCACTATGATGAGCGGTGGAGGAATTTTGGCTTAATGTGGGTTTATATCATCTTTAATGTTTTTGCGGCTTTAGCGTTGTACTGGCTTGTTAGAGTCccgaagaacaagaagggagagaaggagaagaaagagtgA
- a CDS encoding related to feebly like protein: MASVLSKESLAVTLSIVTLLIGLSHFNMISFKSIFKSVYIRLWKFVNIFVHWHKLPTWLGVFNLLALRYELREKNLHDTYPNAEFQGTAADCPMKNSKFIANRNSDGDFNDLAQPKMGCAGMRFGRNVPRKYTTPPTQQELLTPNPRIISEKILARPEGEFKPAEIVNLLAAAWIQFQVHDWAQHFLVTNGDKDVEIPLDKADRWSERIMKIPRTKRDDALSQQDIETPAYTNECTHWWDASQIYGSTEAETKALRAKCDKSYPGQLHVTREDGVQFLPRSNDGIPETGFRQNWWLGLELLHTLFALEHNAIATQLHLSNPSWSSDQIFDTARLINCALMAKIHTVEWTPGILQHPALQIGMNANWWGLLGDKLWHVFGRVFDNKSEVISGIPGSGVDHDNVPYCLTEEFVSVYRLHPLIPDNVAFFSIKDGQHKGTLPIKEVSFGSARKPFDENKSGLGLSFADVFYSFGVNHPGAIRAHNMPNFLRDLNIPGDKDFPHGRHLDLGTIDILRDRERGVPRYNAFRRLFHMAPAKSFLDLTGGDAKLAAELEEVYDGDLEAVDLLVGTLSEPLPRGFGFSDTAFRVFILMATRRIKSDRFLAGDGWCPEVYTREGINWVQNNTMKDVLCRHFPELAATLHNVKNAFAPWTKIGQTAAYAGPETNKAKN, from the exons ATGGCTTCAGTACTCAGTAAAGAGTCTCTTGCCGTTACCTTATCCATTGTTACACTACTCATTGGACTCTCTCACTTCAACATGATCTCTTTCAAATCCATCTTCAAGTCTGTCTACATCCGTCTTTGGAAATTTGTCAACATCTTTGTCCACTGGCACAAGCTCCCCACGTGGCTCGGTGTTTTCAATCTCCTCGCTCTTCGATATGAACTCCGGGAAAAGAACCTTCACGACACCTACCCCAATGCCGAATTTCAGGGCACTGCAGCTGATTGCCCCATGAAGAACTCCAAATTCATCGCGAACAGGAACTCAGATGGTGATTTCAATGATCTAGCGCAACCAAAGATGGGTTGTGCTGGTATGAGATTCGGTCGAAATGTCCCAAGAAAGTACACCACGCCGCCAACTCAACAGGAGCTGCTCACTCCCAACCCGAGAATTATTTCAGAAAAGATTCTGGCTAGACCGGAAGGAGAGTTCAAACCCGCTGAGATCGTCAATCTTCTCGCCGCAGCGTGGATCCAGTTCCAAGTCCATGATTGGGCACAGCACTTCCTCGTCACAAACGGCGACAAAGACGTTGAGATTCCTCTAGACAAAGCCGACAGATGGTCTGAGCGCATCATGAAAATCCCTCGAACAAAGAGAGACGATGCCCTTTCGCAGCAGGATATCGAGACACCAGCTTATACCAACGAGTGCACCCATTGGTGGGACGCCTCTCAGATATACGGATCCACTGAAGCTGAGACGAAAGCTCTCCGAGCGAAGTGTGATAAATCATATCCCGGTCAACTCCATGTTACGCGCGAAGATGGCGTGCAGTTCCTCCCTCGATCGAATGATGGCATTCCCGAGACTGGGTTCAGGCAGAACTGGTGGTTGGGacttgaacttcttcataCGCTATTCGCGCTTGAGCATAACGCCATTGCTACGCAGCTTCATCTTTCGAACCCGAGCTGGTCGAGTGATCAGATCTTTGATACTGCTCGACTGATCAATTGTGCTCTTATGGCGAAGATTCATACTGTCGAGTGGACACCTGGTATTCTGCAGCACCCTGCGCTGCAGATTGGAATGAATGCGAACTGGTGGGGACTTTTGGGCGACAAG CTTTGGCATGTCTTTGGCCGTGTCTTTGATAACAAATCAGAAGTCATTTCTGGTATTCCCGGATCAGGCGTCGATCACGACAATGTCCCATACTGCCTCACTGAAGAATTCGTCTCCGTCTaccgtcttcatcctctcatcCCCGACAACGTAGCATTCTTCAGCATTAAAGACGGTCAACACAAGGGCACACTGCCCATCAAAGAGGTTTCGTTCGGGTCAGCCCGCAAGCCCTTCGACGAGAACAAATCTGGCCTCGGCCTTTCCTTCGCTGATGTCTTCTACTCCTTCGGTGTCAATCATCCAGGTGCCATTCGAGCTCACAATATGCCGAATTTCCTACGAGACTTAAATATCCCAGGCGACAAAGACTTTCCTCACGGTCGACACTTGGACTTGGGAACCATTGACATTCTTCGTGATCGTGAGCGCGGCGTTCCTCGCTACAACGCTTTCCGCCGCTTATTCCACATGGCACCTGCAAAGAGCTTCCTTGATCTCACAGGCGGTGATGCCAAGCTAGCTGCTGAGTTGGAAGAAGTCTACGACGGTGATCTCGAGGCTGTGGATCTTCTGGTCGGTACGCTCAGCGAGCCTCTGCCCAGGGGCTTTGGCTTCAGCGACACCGCTTTCCGTGTGTTTATTCTCATGGCCACTCGTCGCATTAAGTCCGATCGCTTCCTCGCTGGTGATGGCTGGTGTCCCGAGGTTTATACTCGCGAGGGCATCAATTGGGTGCAGAACAATACCATGAAGGATGTTTTATGTCGACACTTTCCTGAACTTGCTGCAACGCTGCACAACGTTAAGAAT GCTTTCGCTCCTTGGACCAAGATTGGTCAGACTGCGGCATACGCGGGTCCAGAGACTAACAAGGCAAAGAACTGA
- a CDS encoding related to multidrug resistant protein: MAKGQAESGNTVCVDEASTKESNIDNQGEASRHDTQSETLGKDTRKSSIASPIPDPNIVDWSGPNDPENPRNWSKAYKLTNIIIISLSVLYTNLATTMFAPGAATMKREFGFKSNTTEVLTITMASLGFALGQLFIPPMSEVFGRMPIYRISSIFYMGFTAGCARSTNVAEFLVFRLLTGMAAASYMSTGGGTVADLLPKEERGVAMAIFTAGPLFGPVLGPIVGGFVVEHLGWRWCFYLILILAGAVTLLTFLFMHETSSINILKSKAARLHKETGNPNLRAVGDKQTPVKQLVLHALTRPMKFLFTSPVVALISLYIAFNFGVTMLLFATFPTVYENTYHWSVSVSGLAYIGVGVGCAIGVITFAKLSDRLLNGKEGQCRPERRLIMMMFVSPMFPIGLFIYGWTTEFRVHWVVPIIGTAICGPGAVIINSSSQTYIIDIFGPQAAASALAAITLLRNLTGAFLPLAAPTLYANLGLGWGNSVLAFITVAFIPVPIYFYLYGASLRKRFPVEI, encoded by the exons ATGGCGAAAGGTCAAGCCGAGAGTGGTAACACCGTTTGCGTTGATGAAGCGAGCACGAAA GAATCAAATATCGACaaccaaggagaagcgagCCGTCATGATACCCAGTCTGAAACTTTAGGCAAAGACACCAGGAAGAGTTCTATAGCATCTCCTATACCAGATCCAAATATCGTCGACTGGTCTGGCCCCAACGACCCTGAAAATCCACGCAACTGGTCCAAAGCCTACAAGTTGACCAACATCATAATCATCAGCTTATCCGTCCTATACACCAATCTCGCAACCACCATGTTCGCCCCCGGCGCCGCTACCATGAAACGCGAATTCGGCTTCAAGAGCAACACAACTGAAGTCCTTACCATCACCATGGCATCACTCGGTTTCGCCCTCGGCCAGTTGTTCATCCCCCCAATGTCTGAAGTGTTTGGCCGCATGCCCATCTACCGGATAAGTTCAATATTTTACATGGGGTTTACGGCTGGTTGCGCGCGTAGCACGAATGTTGCAGAGTTTCTGGTCTTTCGGCTGTTGACGGGAATGGCTGCTGCGTCGTATATGTCTACGGGAGGCGGAACGGTGGCTGACCTTTTGCCGAAGGAGGAGAGGGGTGTTGCGATGGCTATTTTCACGGCTGGACCACTTTTCGGCCCT GTCCTTGGTCCTATCGTGGGAGGATTCGTTGTTGAGCATCTCGGATGGAGGTGGTGTTTCTACCTCATTTTGATCCTT GCCGGCGCAGTCACCCTACTCACCTTCTTATTCATGCACGAAACAAGCTCTATTAACATACTCAAATCCAAAGCTGCTCGACTTCATAAAGAAACTGGCAATCCGAACCTCCGCGCTGTTGGCGATAAGCAAACTCCAGTCAAGCAGCTTGTGCTCCACGCCCTAACCCGACCGATGAAGTTCCTCTTCACATCACCCGTCGTCGCTTTGATTTCACTTTATATCGCCTTCAACTTCGGTGTAACCATGCTTCTTTTCGCCACATTTCCTACCGTCTACGAAAATACCTACCACTGGAGCGTCAGTGTTTCCGGGCTGGCGTACATTGGTGTTGGAGTTGGCTGCGCAATAGGTGTCATCACTTTTGCCAAACTGAGTGATCGCCTTTTAAATGGTAAAGAAGGACAATGCCGCCCTGAACGACGGCTtatcatgatgatgtttgtgtCTCCAATGTTTCCAATCGGCTTGTTTATATACGGTTGGACCACTGAGTTTAGAGTACACTGGGTCGTGCCCATCATCGGTACCGCTATCTGCGGACCTGGagccgtcatcatcaattcATCGTCGCAGACGTACATAATCGACATCTTTGGGCCTCAAGCAGCGGCGTCGGCACTTGCAGCGATTACTCTTCTTCGCAATCTTACGGGTGCTTTTCTGCCCCTTGCCGCTCCGACACTCTATGCCAACCTTGGATTGGGTTGGGGGAATAGTGTGCTGGCCTTTATCACGGTCGCTTTTATCCCCGTGCCGATTTACTTCTACTTGTACGGTGCTTCCCTTCGAAAAAGGTTTCCTGTCGAGATCTGA